The DNA region GTCGAGGCAGGCCAGAAAATCGGCCATCTGGCGCGGCGCAATCTCGCCGATGATGTGCAGCCGGTCCGAGACATCAAGCTCGTCCGCCAAGGCTCTCAGCCGCCCTTCATCCGCGCCCTGGCCGGCGAGCGCAAGGTGCCAGGATGGATCGGCAGCCAGCAGGCGGATTGCCGCATCGAGCCGCTTGTGCGGGTGCAGCCGTGCCGCGCAGCCGAGCAGGGTGCGGTCCGGCGGCAGCTTGAACTGTTGCCGCGCAACGTCCTTCGGCAGGCTGTGCGACTTGTCGTCGAAGCCGTGCGGGACGTGCTTCATGCGCGATCGGTACGGAGCCGGATAGCGCGCATATTCGCGCTCCATGTCCCGCGAGTTCAGCGTGATGCAGTGGAAGAAACCGGTAGAGCCCATGATGATGTCGGCAGCACGCACCGGCATGCTCATCGACAGCGCCGAGGATACCTGGTTGGCGATCACGGGGGCGCGGCTGACGAGGCGCGACACGCCTCCGCCGATCACATTGCCGAAGTGCTGGAAGGTCAGCACGACATCGGGTCTGACGGTCCTGAGATGGCCGGCGAGCGCCCACAGCATGCGCAGCAGCGCCACCGGATTTCCCGGACGGGTCTGCGCGCAATAGAACGTATTGGGCGGCTCGTCGAAGGAATCCGATTTGCG from Bradyrhizobium sp. B124 includes:
- a CDS encoding glycosyltransferase family 4 protein; the encoded protein is MLQHTPSTELREASTASRDQPNESKRKLRVVLVQTQAENAGAQEISRLLGAGLTARGYDVANLFFFRKSDSFDEPPNTFYCAQTRPGNPVALLRMLWALAGHLRTVRPDVVLTFQHFGNVIGGGVSRLVSRAPVIANQVSSALSMSMPVRAADIIMGSTGFFHCITLNSRDMEREYARYPAPYRSRMKHVPHGFDDKSHSLPKDVARQQFKLPPDRTLLGCAARLHPHKRLDAAIRLLAADPSWHLALAGQGADEGRLRALADELDVSDRLHIIGEIAPRQMADFLACLDVFVFPTQAETFGLAAVEAASAGIPCVVNDLPVLREVLSYQGQPAAVFVDASNEAEFAAAVSKVLTDRVLSAQLRQSAVGLKSRYSLDAMIEEYVRILGDAVGADAH